The following proteins are encoded in a genomic region of Dyadobacter sp. UC 10:
- a CDS encoding glycosyl hydrolase family 28-related protein, which yields MKKLVSLLLLQFFALTAFSQAPDTTTFEKKARYRIGRIRDNTIRAITPADFRNAFKAITDLAVKRAPYLTMKELRAGQADTAQVVNINDGVRSGTFIYSPTSNAADDSAMVIRHGNRRYIRQYEYVRPEYFGAVGDGVTDDIVAINKAIAFQKGDVKFSSKTYVIGAPIRLQRGVRLIGTGNRETIASRSTRIFLKAGSNCEMLNTPFARGEGATHYMELQGIYFDGNGVNQTAANVAINFQGVWVTSGIKDVFIANTKGTSLAIGNGSDLHVENLWVSNAIIEDSTRYAVEVNKDVASPNLFGLIYMEDIYIENIKNKNYGDPRNTQADRGNGMLIKRVNTINIMDVHLEGVARMIDLSANDVVNIVKISASHCGKAIYADGGLIRSLNESKIVNIGPQRLYNTVGYRHRTATGFNSNEFPDYAQPSSETAGNPPFLIVSSLSAPNKLPATDVLNTLRILRGGATSPQTIRIQASSNASETAFIKTNGRYTELGSSYANSGTDQTVLRLDVPNAVSKSARIFGDLRVDTELEFGVSTDAFTNVNRIGITSLSGQNAGQGLGFSRVANSQSGVDFITTVRRAATDPTSNAAYLGQFWLNTSSGKYFVSTSVGSVSPSDDWKPMQTQVTLGGSASLNFPSTVAGGYADLTIAVTGAVEGDYVFTGAPNRTQGEGYTAFVSAPDVVTVRYHNGTAGTIDPTAFNFRIRVQK from the coding sequence ATGAAAAAGTTAGTTTCACTCCTGTTATTACAGTTTTTTGCCCTGACTGCATTCAGTCAGGCACCCGATACGACGACGTTTGAAAAGAAAGCCCGGTACCGTATTGGCCGGATCAGGGACAATACAATTCGGGCAATCACCCCGGCAGATTTCAGGAATGCTTTCAAAGCAATTACTGATTTGGCCGTTAAGCGTGCTCCCTACCTGACAATGAAAGAATTACGTGCTGGCCAGGCAGATACGGCGCAGGTGGTCAATATCAATGACGGGGTAAGGTCAGGTACTTTCATTTATTCACCAACAAGCAATGCAGCCGACGACTCAGCTATGGTTATCCGGCACGGGAACCGCAGGTACATAAGGCAGTACGAATATGTCAGGCCGGAGTATTTCGGCGCAGTTGGCGACGGCGTGACCGACGATATTGTAGCTATTAACAAGGCAATTGCTTTTCAAAAGGGGGATGTTAAATTCTCTTCAAAGACCTATGTGATCGGCGCACCGATCAGGTTGCAGCGCGGTGTACGGCTGATTGGTACCGGAAATAGGGAAACAATCGCAAGCCGCTCCACGCGGATATTCTTAAAAGCTGGATCAAATTGTGAAATGCTCAATACTCCCTTTGCAAGAGGCGAAGGCGCAACGCACTACATGGAGTTGCAGGGAATTTATTTCGACGGGAACGGGGTCAACCAAACGGCGGCGAATGTTGCAATTAACTTTCAAGGCGTTTGGGTAACGTCGGGCATTAAGGATGTTTTCATTGCAAACACAAAAGGTACGTCCCTTGCTATTGGCAACGGGTCAGATTTGCACGTGGAAAACCTTTGGGTGTCCAATGCAATTATTGAAGATTCCACGCGGTATGCTGTTGAAGTGAACAAGGATGTAGCAAGTCCGAACCTGTTCGGGCTTATCTACATGGAAGATATTTATATCGAAAATATAAAAAATAAGAATTACGGTGATCCACGCAACACGCAAGCCGACCGGGGGAATGGGATGTTGATCAAGCGCGTAAACACGATTAACATCATGGATGTCCATTTGGAAGGGGTAGCACGAATGATTGATTTGTCAGCTAATGACGTGGTGAATATTGTTAAAATTTCAGCTTCTCATTGCGGAAAAGCAATCTATGCGGACGGTGGTTTGATACGTTCGTTGAACGAAAGCAAAATAGTCAATATTGGTCCGCAACGGCTCTATAATACTGTTGGGTACAGGCACCGAACAGCGACCGGCTTTAATTCAAATGAATTTCCTGACTATGCCCAACCGAGTAGCGAAACCGCTGGGAACCCTCCATTTTTAATTGTTAGTTCGTTGAGCGCACCCAACAAACTACCGGCCACGGATGTATTAAATACTTTAAGGATACTAAGGGGCGGTGCTACTTCCCCACAGACGATACGCATTCAGGCTTCCTCGAATGCGTCCGAAACAGCCTTTATTAAAACAAACGGAAGGTATACCGAATTAGGGTCAAGCTACGCCAACTCAGGGACAGACCAGACGGTTCTCAGGTTAGATGTACCAAACGCGGTGTCGAAGTCAGCAAGGATATTCGGGGATTTGCGTGTAGATACCGAATTGGAATTTGGCGTGTCAACCGACGCATTTACAAATGTTAACCGGATAGGCATAACATCGTTATCTGGACAAAACGCAGGTCAGGGACTTGGTTTTTCGAGGGTAGCAAATTCGCAATCAGGCGTTGACTTTATTACGACGGTTCGCCGTGCGGCAACTGATCCGACTTCAAACGCGGCCTATTTGGGGCAGTTCTGGCTTAACACTTCGTCGGGAAAATACTTTGTAAGTACGTCGGTTGGAAGTGTATCCCCTTCCGACGACTGGAAGCCAATGCAGACACAAGTTACCCTTGGTGGTTCGGCGTCGTTGAACTTTCCGAGCACGGTTGCGGGTGGCTATGCGGATTTGACGATTGCGGTCACTGGCGCGGTTGAAGGGGATTACGTTTTCACCGGTGCGCCCAACAGAACGCAGGGGGAAGGCTATACGGCCTTTGTTTCAGCCCCGGATGTGGTGACGGTTCGCTATCACAATGGAACGGCGGGTACAATCGACCCGACAGCTTTCAATTTCAGGATACGGGTTCAAAAATAG